The Theobroma cacao cultivar B97-61/B2 chromosome 2, Criollo_cocoa_genome_V2, whole genome shotgun sequence genome includes the window CAAAACAAAAcctacattttttttttaattttataatctaatgaaaacaaaagaaggaTGATTTAGACTTATTCTCTGAGATatatagaagaaaaataaaaataattggaGAATAAGCGCAAAAAAAATCACTGTACACTCATCAGCAAATTTAAGTGCAACAGCCACAGAATTAACAAGTTCTTCTATCATATCCTTTGTAATTTCCTTTCTCACCCTATTCTCTGTAGTTTAGCATGCATCAAACAGTTATACAAGAAGATAACGGTACGTTTAGCTTATCTTCAAATTTGGAAGCTTGATCTTCCTTTACATAGAAAATCATCAGCTGAGGAGGGTATCTCTAACTGGCTTGTAATTCTGTCAAACCTGTCTGATAAaaaaaagctttgaaattgtttCATTGAATGCAAAACCGCAACTTCTGCAGTAAATAATGCTTTGACAGGTCTATGATCAGAGAATTTCTCTTCACCTCTGTTATATACATGTTGCTTTAACCCCTTCCCATACCAGATTATTCGATCGCACctgaattaaaagaaaaaagggaaatctATTAAGGCCTAAAACCTTTGAACTACTAAGAATATTATATGTCAATAAGTAGGTTAATTACCATGCCGGGGCACgtttcttttccccttttttgcTTTGATGAAAACATCCGTAGTATGCATCAGAATTCGGACGGTATTTATAAGTAGGAGCGAATGTGATAGACCCTTCATGCCAACCTTCAAATTCACCATTCATCAGCTCCATTCTTAGCTTCATTTGCAGAAACATTTTTATCCCAAAGTTCAGAATGAGAATTAAATTAGGAAAGAAGATTAATGATGTGAAATGGGTTTGCtgtgatattttattgtttggtTACCTGATCATGTTCCAGGAGGCCGTTCCATTCTCTTGTATCCACTAAGAGTCGAATAGTTGATTCTGGTAGGGAAATTCTATAATTCAAATCTCCAAGCAGAATTACCCGACTGCAAGGGAACCAGGTATTGTTAGTTGATATCACCAAGAGATTCCTGTattagatttattttaatctccTACTTGTTTATAGTCCTAAAAGTAATCGTTTAACTTCTTGATTAAGAAGACAACTTTATCATAAACAAATGGATTTGATAATAAGAGACGGTTTACCAGTAAAGTAATCATCCTTTTCAGTTGGTTTATCAAACCATTAGTGTACTTAGCCCCcaccaaatttaaaattactttAACAACTACACTAATttagaaatatatatacatatataccaAATTAAGGTCActgataaataattaagaaacaaTATTATATCTTTGGCGGCCTCTAATCGaacaaaacaaattcaaaGTTGGAGACTAGTAATCAAATAatgatgtttaaactttataatTTATTGGGTATTCGTGTCTTATTTTCATGATTTATAGTGAAAAGAAACATTCATTAAGAAGAtaattattagattattatACTCCATGAATCACTAACGAAATTGTTTTGGACTGTTTcaaaaagattaaagaaaattaaatcaagtaatTTTACGTACTCATGGTCTAGGATTTTCCTTGGCAAATCACGTGAAGGGCCTCTAGGAAAACTTGTTCGGGAGAATATTTCGGATACATTGGAGTTTCTAAGCTTTTCATCCCCTTCTCTACCCCCAGAAGCTAGATGACTGCATACAAAGCAGAAGCTTGTTTCATGTAACCGAAATCTAACTGATACTGAACCCTGCAAACCAAGATTTTGAAAAGGGGgaattaagggaaaaaaagatATGATAAATAATCCTCTTGATTAAATCTCATGTAattatttcaaaactatttgtACCCTGATGTTGGTATAGCAGTAAAGATTTCAGTTCTGTTGCtgttaaaattgaagaaattagtAGTACCATTGATAACACAGTAACTTTTCCTTTTGGGATAAAGAACAAATCAAAGGAAAAAGGTTGTTTGACAATAACATTTTTTCCACTTTGGGAATATGctttgattgatgatgatCACCTTATTTCCTAGGCAGCCCATGATGCCACAGCCTATACAGGAGACACTGGGATGCCGGATATAAGGACGAAGATAGCTTCGAACCCAAACTGAGATTAGTATCCCAACCATTTGCTTGCTTATAATACACCGGAAGTCTTGACCTGGGATGCTGTTTTCAATTGATGACTTTCCATCTTCACTGGAATGCTGGGCTTTGTCTCGGCAGCGAATTTTCTTGTTCAGAGCTTCTCTAATCAGGGAATTCCATTTTGTGGAAATTTTGCTGTTTTCTGATCCTAACACGTTCGACGCGCTAAGGGGTACAATTTCTTGAAACCTGGAAAGAAGAGAGGAAAGTGACAATGATATCATTAAAGATTTGATCAAACTGTAAAACTTCAACTCTCATTGTTTGCTTTCTGGTAGTAATAGTTTTACTGTCAGTGGTTACCCGAGAACATAGATGTCACAGGCGGTATTGCCTGTATCCAGCAAATCCTCCATATCCAAACCTTCATGTGGTGCAACCCCGCCAACATTCCAAGTAGTAACAAAAATACTTAAGAAGCAAAATGAGGAGAAAGAAGGAGAACAAAAAAAGACACGGAAGGATGAGCATAAACCTTATAAtgatacaaataaattaataatttgttaattaataCGATAGTGGAATGAATATAAGTATAAAGAATAAGTTAGCTGTTGCTTACCTGTAGTTGTGTGTATCCTTATGATGACTGAATATGGTCTTGGGGCTCAAGGATGGCTGATCTAAGCTTGGAATTTCCAACAAGGTTTCTTTGCGGCTTGGAAAATCTGCGACAAAGTTGTTGCTCCCTAATCTCTTTCTGAGGATCTTGTTAGCTACTAATCTGGGCCACATAACCTGGAAGCACCATAGACAAGTATCAGTACGTATATcttgaaaggaaaagagagctaTGGAATTAGTGAAAGAACATTAGTATGCATGAAGTTGTCATGAGagaaaaaatgggaaattaAGCAACTGACTTCTTGGTTTCTTGGCATGGTGGAAACAAAGGGAAATGGGAGAAGGAAAGCTGGTGATATTGGCAGAGGTGAAGAGGATTGAAGGAAAGGGTTGGATAGAGAATGCCAAAACAGATAAATATGACAGAGATCATGCTGAGGAATTGAGAGAGAGACCTCAGCAAGTTGCGAGCAAAGGAGCTCTTTCTTAAAACAGTGACGTTAATGATGATGCGCCAATGTTGTCTAaattaacttgaa containing:
- the LOC18609993 gene encoding type IV inositol polyphosphate 5-phosphatase 9, producing the protein MPRNQEVMWPRLVANKILRKRLGSNNFVADFPSRKETLLEIPSLDQPSLSPKTIFSHHKDTHNYSIFVTTWNVGGVAPHEGLDMEDLLDTGNTACDIYVLGFQEIVPLSASNVLGSENSKISTKWNSLIREALNKKIRCRDKAQHSSEDGKSSIENSIPGQDFRCIISKQMVGILISVWVRSYLRPYIRHPSVSCIGCGIMGCLGNKGSVSVRFRLHETSFCFVCSHLASGGREGDEKLRNSNVSEIFSRTSFPRGPSRDLPRKILDHDRVILLGDLNYRISLPESTIRLLVDTREWNGLLEHDQLRMELMNGEFEGWHEGSITFAPTYKYRPNSDAYYGCFHQSKKGEKKRAPAWCDRIIWYGKGLKQHVYNRGEEKFSDHRPVKALFTAEVAVLHSMKQFQSFFLSDRFDRITSQLEIPSSADDFLCKGRSSFQI